A stretch of DNA from Triticum dicoccoides isolate Atlit2015 ecotype Zavitan chromosome 2A, WEW_v2.0, whole genome shotgun sequence:
ctccagcaatccttctaaggactggagtaagcatctcggagttggaatgtatgctttgatgagatgatcaaagattttggtgtatacaaagtttatgagaaacttgtatttccaaagaagtgagtgggagcactatagaatttctgatgagtatatgttgttgacatattgttgatcagaaatgacgtagaatttctagaaagcatataggattatttggaaagtgtttttcaatggaaagcctggattaagctacttgagcattgagcatcaagatctataaggatagatcaaaacgcttaatggtactttcaaatgagcacataccttgacatgatcttgaaggtgttcaagatggatcagtcaaagaaggagttcttgcctgagttataaggtatgaagttaagacttaaagctcgaccacggcagaatagagagaaaggacgaaggtcgtcccctatgcttaagacataggctctacagtacgctatgctgtgtaccgcatctgaagtgtgccttgccatgagtcagtcaaggggtacaagagtgatccaagaatggatcacaggacagcggtcaaagttatccttagtaactagtggactaaggaattttctcgattatggaggtggtaaaagagttcgtcgtaaagggttacgccgatgcaagctttgacactaatccagattattctgagtagtaaactggattcgtatagtagagcagttatttggaatagctccaaatagagcgtggtagctgcatctaggagatgacatagagatttctaaagcacacacggatctgaaaggttcagacccgttgactataacctctctcacaagcataacatgatcaaacccagaactcatcgagtgttaatcacatggtaaatgtgaactagattattgactctagtaaactctttgggtgttagtcacatggggatgtgaccttgagtgttaatcacatatcgatgtgaactagattattgactctagtgcaagtgggagactgttggaaatatgccctagaggcaataataaattgattattattatatttccttgttcatgataatcatttattatccatgctagaattgtattgataggaaactcagatacatgtgtggatacatagacaacaccatgtccctagtaagcctctagttgactagctcgttgatcaatagatggttacggtttcctgaccatggacattggatgtcgttgataacgggatcacatcattaggagaatgatgtgatggacaagacccaatcctaagcatagcattagattgtgtagtttgtatgctaaagcttttctaatgtcaagtatcatttccttagaccatgagattgtgcaactctcggataccgtaggagtgctttgggtgtgccaaacgtcacaacgtaattgggtgactataaaggtgcactacgggtatctccgaaagtgtctgttgggttggcacgaatcgagactgggatttgtcaccccgtgtgacggagaggtatctctgggcccactcggtaggacatcatcataatgtgcacaatgtgatcaaggagttgatcacaggatgatgtgttacgtaacgagtaaagagacttgccggtaacgagattgaacaaggtatcgagataccgacgatcgaatctcgggcaagtatcgtaccgctagacaaagggaattgtatacgggattgatcgaatcctcgacatcgtggttcatccgatgagatcatcgtggaacatgtgggaaccaacatgggtatccagatcccgctgttggttattgaccgaaaaacgtctcggtcatgtttgcatgcttcccgaacccgtagggtctacacacttaaggttcggtgacgctagggttatagagatattagtatgcggtaacccgaatgttgttcggagtcccggatgagatcccggacgtcacgaggagttccggaatggtccggaggtaaagaattatatataggaagtgctatttcggccatcgggacaagtttcggggtcatcggtattgtaccaggaccaccgaaagggtcccggggggtccaccgggtggggccacctgccccgggggggcacatgggctgtaggggtgtgcgccttggcctatatgggccaagagcaccagccccaagaggcccatgcgccaagggataaggaaaggaagagtcctaaaggggaaggcacctcctaggtgccttgggggggagggactccttcctagccgcacccttccttggaggaagggccaaggctgcgcccccccccccctctcccttggccctatatatagtggggggaagggagggcagccacacataagccctggcgcctccctctcgctcccgtgacacatctccctcctcccgcagcgcttggcgaagccctgttggaatcccgctacttccaccaccacgccgtcgtgctgctggatctccatcaacctctcctttccccttgctggatcaagaaggaggagacgtcgctgctccgtacgtgtgttgaacgcggaggtgccgtccgttcggcgctaggaccatcggtgatttggatcacgacgagtacgactccatcaaccccgttctcttgaacgcttccgcgcgcgatctacgagggtatgtagatccactcctccctcgttgctagatgactccatagatagatcttggtgacacataggaaaattttgaattatagctacgttctccaacagatcTAAGGGGGAGGGCTGGACCTAGGGTTTGGGGGGCCTCTGGAGCCGCACGCGCGTGCGACCCAGGAGGCGAGTTGTGATAAGGCCGTGGAATAAATTTTCATGTTACATGGTCTTACTATTGTAGATGTTGatgtttttttatataaatttggtcaaacaatgcatagtttgacttcaaacaaatcttatatactcccttcgtctgaaaatacttgtcatcaaaatgaataaaaggggatatatcgagaactaaaatacatctaaatacattcccttttattcatcttgatgacaagtatttccggacggaggaagtacaaaGTAACAAGAAAGGGAGGGAGTAATTGTTCAGGGTACTGCAGTTGTTGTTTGGTTCTTTCGACCTGTGCAGCTCCAGGCCTACACTTATGCTTTGTTGGTTGCCTTTAGGACTGCTGCACTTGTGCTAGTACCAAGAAGCGATGACACCAAGTTACAAGAACTGGTTTTGCTAGGTTTCTCTACTTTATCACCATTTGCACCTATTGCAGACATATGTTTGATAGATGTATCAATATCTTGTGAAGTTGCAATAATTGTACATGTGCTTCTAGTTGGTACATATATTGTTGTTGCAGTTGTTATTTATTTCACGGCTGCAATGTAGTTTACTGACATCGGAACTTGTATTTTGTAAAACAGGGGTATATATACTTGCTATTTTGTTGTGTCAAGGAAGTGGTACGTAGTTATGAGAAGGAGCGAATATAAAACATTATGCATCTTCACAGTCTCACTtcacctcttctcttctcttctctaccACAACTAtgtttgatagcaaagtattaTATAAATCAAAGTATCAAAAACTACAGTAATTTTGCCTATAGGTGTGAGATACCATAGTTTTATTAAAATAGAGTATTTTGCAGTATTCACAATACATAGAACCTGTTTGGCTGTTGCTGCATAACGCTGTAAATTTTGTTGTTTAGCCGTTGTGTTTAAGCACTCAGCAGCTCTGTTTTTTTTAAAAAGGTTTGGGGTTCTTTTTTATATGCAGAGAAAAAACTGCAGTTTGCCCAATACTATAATATTAAAAGCATAGTTGTTAGGGGCAACCAAACAGCTCATTGTAAATAAAACTGTGGTAATCTCAAAAACTGTAGTATCCTCAAAATACTTAGAaaatactttgctatcaaacagGGCCTATACTTCACTCTCTCAATGAAAAACATTGCTACTCCATTCTCTGCAGAGGACATGGAACAACTGTCGGATGAATTGGCAACGTTTCGATTGATTTAATCCATAAGTAAATCATGGTGGTAGCAAAAAAACAGTAATAGCTAGGTAATTTCCCTGTGCGCTGTGGCAAGAATTTAGAGATAAATTTCAGATAAATTATGTatgagaaaatgatttaaatcaaaaGCTAGTTTTTTTAATGCAGAAATATTTCATCCTTGCACTGTGTGAGAAACTGTGAACAAAGAGTGCATACTTGCATTGATAGAAATAATATATAATTACGTGGATGATTGAACTGATGAGATTCACATTGATTCTAGACCTATTTATACCAAGGGATAGTTGGTACatctttgtgagatgaaatccAACCGCAAGTTGCAGTTGCTCCTAGGTCGTGAGACAAAATGGCAATTGTTATTATTAGCAGTTGCTAATCTGTGAGAGTAGTCCTGACTGCTAGGAGCAGCTGTTGATGTGTGAAGACAAAGCTATAGCCGCTGATTGCAGTTATCCTTGGTAATGTGGTTGGCTAGTTAGCACGGCAGTCAGGGCAGACCAAAAAATCTGCGCGCCTGGCTCTCCACTCCCGAGTGGACACTTCAGTCTCCACTGGCGAACGCCAGTCGGGTGTGGGAGGTGCCACTTTCAGAGCCAACGAGGCCTGCCCCTTCTTGGGAGAAGAACGACGCATATGTACGCTTTCCAAAGGCAAAGATAGGTTCCTTGGCTACAGCATTTTGCGTCTTTCCACACTCCAAAACGTGTACTAACTCCAAATCATTCAAAAAAGAAGAAACGAATCAGGAACACCGAGTCAGAGCAGCATATATAGGGAGAAGGGAGGTAGCTACAGTAAAAAGCGTAAAAACATTGATCCCTGGACTGGACGTGAACTTTGTCTGAACATTGCTGCATGTTTATGTCTATATTACATCATGCCGGATCTCCCCGCAGCCTACCAAATGCAACCATATCCCCAGAGCTACGGCAAGATACAGAAGCAGCACGGCCCACAAAGGCCGACCTGATTGATCTATTATCGGTTCTTTACTAGTACATCAATTACAACTTACAAGTGACCCTAAGACAACAACAAGAAAAAAATGAAGCTGCGAAGTAATTTCCGAGATTATTTCTTCTAGGCTTTGCACCGGTTTCGCCTCGTGTTTCTGGCGCTTCTAGATCTTCTGCTTGAGCACTTGGCGGAGCTGCACCTTCTGGCTCACCATCCGCGCCTCCATGAGCTTCTCCTTCAGGCTGTGCTTCTGGGACGCCCGCGGGTACTCCATGCAGCCCCTGAAGCCGCGGTTGAATTGGATGTTCATCGAGTCCGGCGAGCTCCACTGCCCCACGCTCGGCGAGCTGAGGCCGATATCCTGAACGCCGCTCTCGATGGTGGAATTGGTCCCGACCGACAGCCGCACATTCGATGATCTGCCGTTCAGTGCCTCCGTGGCATCCTTCTTGGAGACGTCGCTGTTCTTTGGGCGAGATGACTTCCAGAGCTTTGATATGGCTGATTCTTTCTTCTTGGGCTGAGTCATGGTCGTCAGGTATGCGTCCGCCAGATCATCCTTCAGCTTCTCGATCTCCCCGTACTCGAAATCGTTTCTGCTCGTCCAGGAGATGCTCccgtcgaagatcttgttgatcgACGACTGGCTTCCGTCGGGTGAACCACTTGAACCCTGCATCTCTTCATGGCTTATTGTCTCCCAGCTGCTGGCATCTCCAGCTTCGCTCTCATTGTGAGGGTTCTTATTCGAGTACGCCGCCTTGGCTGGCTTCTCCAGGAATATATCTGTCATTGggctggcctcctggatctctgaTTCACATACAGTGGAGCTGTTCTTGTAGCACTGCTCGATCTCCTTAATAACAGGCTCTTCACTTGGACGCAGCTCTTCAAAAATTGAAAATATGTCTTCTGACTCTGCTGGCGGCTCATACCTGAATTCAACATCCTGTGCTCTGACTGACCTGATCGCATGTATAATGTTCTCCGCTTGTTCCACTACCGTGATGTCTCCCCTAGCAGAACTGCATCCAGCAACAAAGGCCTCAACATCCTGCTGCAGTCTGCTCAATTCTGTGTATTTGGCATCCAAAGTGAGTTTTGCATCAACAAGCTTCATCTGCACCCGTTCTTCGCGCCACACCTCAGCCATCTGCAGCATCTTCCGCTCCTCATCCACCTCCTCTCGCAGCTTCTGGATGTCATGTTTCAAGGCCTCGATCTCGGCTTTGTCTTCCTCCACCTCCCTTGCTAGCTCGTTGCACACCTCCTCGGTGAGCTCCCGAGTCTTCCTCTCCTCATCATACTCTTGCACCAGCTGGTTTGCTGACATCTTGGTCTCCTTCAGCTCATTGACGAGCTTCATGTTAATCAGCTCCAGCCGCCTCCTGTTTTTCTTCTCATGATCAAGGTTTGCCTTCATATCTTCAAGAACAGCACGCATCTTCTCATGCTCTCTACTGCGCCAAGCTGCTTTCTCCTCGGCAAGCTTCTTGAACAAGTGGTCAAGTTTCTTCTTAGTTGACCGGCGCTCGCTTTCTAGCTCACCCACTCGATCACGTGCTTGCCGGAGCTCCAACTGGAGGTTAGCAACATAGGATGCATCTTGCTGCTCATCCAGAAGATTTAGTTGGCTGGCTATCAGATAGGCATCATGCGATTCCATTCCTTTCATGTTCTCAGGCTCCCATTTTGTTGCTTTCTCCATGGCGGTAACAGGTATCATAGGTGAAGAACCATGAAACTGTACCTGCAGAATTAAATCCATCAGATCTTCCAAATAATTTTACATACCGGTACATGCAAAATAGTCGAGATTATAATTAACTTCTGAATCACCTTGTGAAGCTCTTCGCTCTTTCGCTCCAAAACAGAAATCGGGCTTGAAATCTCATTCTTAAGACTCTGGTGATGACCCAACGTATCTTGTTTAAGAAGCTGGACTTGTAGATGCCTCGGGATATGCTGACATATAGCAAATACAGCAATTATAAGTCATGAGGAGAAGAAAATTCATCAGTTTGTAC
This window harbors:
- the LOC119356536 gene encoding myosin-3-like, with protein sequence MSSSNRAAAAPPAAPTAPSLRTPRRLRRRPLRAPGSGGGRRSGPATPLLRWDAGVANGAPERRGEKAAAAGAGPGPGPGPREKARDVSVRRLAAGVWRLRPPEAVVGGHGGGAEGRVHVGLEHIPRHLQVQLLKQDTLGHHQSLKNEISSPISVLERKSEELHKVQFHGSSPMIPVTAMEKATKWEPENMKGMESHDAYLIASQLNLLDEQQDASYVANLQLELRQARDRVGELESERRSTKKKLDHLFKKLAEEKAAWRSREHEKMRAVLEDMKANLDHEKKNRRRLELINMKLVNELKETKMSANQLVQEYDEERKTRELTEEVCNELAREVEEDKAEIEALKHDIQKLREEVDEERKMLQMAEVWREERVQMKLVDAKLTLDAKYTELSRLQQDVEAFVAGCSSARGDITVVEQAENIIHAIRSVRAQDVEFRYEPPAESEDIFSIFEELRPSEEPVIKEIEQCYKNSSTVCESEIQEASPMTDIFLEKPAKAAYSNKNPHNESEAGDASSWETISHEEMQGSSGSPDGSQSSINKIFDGSISWTSRNDFEYGEIEKLKDDLADAYLTTMTQPKKKESAISKLWKSSRPKNSDVSKKDATEALNGRSSNVRLSVGTNSTIESGVQDIGLSSPSVGQWSSPDSMNIQFNRGFRGCMEYPRASQKHSLKEKLMEARMVSQKVQLRQVLKQKI